A genomic region of Salinibacter pepae contains the following coding sequences:
- a CDS encoding type I restriction enzyme HsdR N-terminal domain-containing protein: MDLADRLSMLRARADGQRAALDCQKTTETALVLPFFDALGYDPFDVRAVEPEASVEGEDETVDYALKRDGRPVMLVECTAATKPPEAPGAPALLRHAEAMDVPLVLFTNGIRVQFYTVDEGEAEPPDGPTLDFDLLDHSSSEVDVLRRLTRPVFEVDAVGAAMRAWTRSRQVRAYLVQQRDAPDAPLAQFVATQICDENVSGDELDRLRSVVQNVLDEMLGATEDDNEPPAPRAESPVPPGETDADAQRKTGVFEKDIVKRALNDL; encoded by the coding sequence ATGGACCTCGCCGATCGACTCTCGATGCTTCGGGCCCGGGCCGACGGGCAGCGTGCCGCCCTCGATTGCCAGAAAACGACCGAAACTGCACTCGTCCTGCCTTTCTTCGACGCACTCGGATACGACCCCTTCGACGTGCGGGCTGTGGAGCCGGAGGCAAGCGTGGAGGGGGAGGACGAGACGGTGGATTACGCCCTCAAGCGAGACGGCCGACCGGTGATGCTGGTCGAGTGCACGGCGGCGACGAAGCCGCCGGAGGCACCGGGCGCCCCCGCTCTGCTCCGGCACGCCGAGGCGATGGACGTCCCGCTCGTCCTGTTCACAAACGGCATTCGGGTTCAGTTTTACACAGTCGATGAGGGGGAGGCGGAGCCCCCCGACGGGCCGACCTTGGACTTTGACCTTCTCGACCACTCGTCCAGCGAGGTCGACGTGTTGCGACGGCTCACCCGGCCGGTCTTCGAAGTGGACGCCGTCGGTGCGGCCATGCGTGCGTGGACCCGCAGCCGTCAGGTTCGAGCGTACCTCGTACAACAGCGGGACGCTCCCGACGCGCCGCTGGCCCAGTTCGTCGCGACGCAGATTTGCGACGAGAACGTCTCGGGGGACGAGCTCGACCGGCTGCGGTCGGTGGTGCAGAACGTCCTGGACGAGATGCTCGGGGCGACCGAAGACGACAACGAGCCCCCCGCGCCCCGAGCGGAGTCGCCGGTGCCGCCGGGCGAAACGGACGCGGACGCACAAAGAAAGACCGGGGTCTTCGAGAAGGATATTGTGAAACGCGCCCTCAACGACCTATAG
- a CDS encoding DUF6588 family protein → MHTLQARLLPFLIALAALLVAPPSQAQDRDVDELGGALSGIGQQYADNYTQPITDALGANLNAGLFRTAEVGGEGVIPVIDLYVGVAGTGALTAGSSESFQLTNDVIEAGNGRQLRIEYPNTDLPTAFGENESPGSADIIDVQTDTKVDEVPLPSSLIDTPIAPLAVPQIGAGTVLGTDAQVRFLPETSISDYGSVSLFGLSVRHSISQYIPLSPVNLAVQGTWQSLSLSGSDDSINSGEIVDASGWALNAQVSKSVPVAPITFYGGLQYEQFGVDVGYTFETSAGTSTVSFEQDASNNVRALAGVSVTLAVIQLNVDYALAHNNTVSAGVGITL, encoded by the coding sequence ATGCACACCCTCCAAGCCCGCCTCCTTCCGTTCCTAATCGCCCTCGCCGCCTTGCTGGTGGCCCCGCCGAGCCAGGCCCAAGATCGAGACGTGGACGAGCTCGGCGGCGCCCTGAGTGGCATCGGCCAGCAGTACGCCGACAACTACACGCAGCCGATTACCGACGCCCTCGGGGCCAACCTGAACGCCGGGCTCTTCCGCACCGCGGAGGTCGGGGGCGAGGGCGTCATCCCCGTGATTGACCTCTACGTCGGCGTGGCCGGTACGGGCGCGCTCACTGCTGGCTCATCGGAGTCCTTCCAATTGACCAATGATGTGATTGAAGCGGGAAACGGACGCCAGCTCCGCATCGAATATCCGAACACCGACCTTCCGACGGCCTTTGGAGAAAATGAGTCTCCCGGTTCGGCCGACATCATCGATGTGCAGACGGACACGAAGGTGGACGAGGTCCCTCTTCCCTCCTCGCTCATCGATACCCCCATTGCCCCCCTCGCGGTCCCCCAAATCGGGGCCGGCACGGTTCTGGGCACCGACGCCCAGGTCCGCTTCCTCCCCGAGACGAGCATCAGCGACTACGGCTCCGTCTCCCTCTTCGGCCTCTCCGTGCGGCACAGCATCAGCCAGTACATTCCCCTCTCGCCCGTGAACCTCGCCGTGCAGGGCACGTGGCAGAGCCTGTCCCTCTCCGGCAGTGACGACAGCATCAATTCCGGCGAGATCGTGGACGCGTCCGGCTGGGCCCTCAACGCGCAGGTGAGCAAAAGCGTCCCCGTCGCCCCCATCACGTTCTACGGCGGCCTGCAGTACGAGCAGTTCGGGGTCGACGTGGGCTACACGTTCGAGACGAGTGCCGGCACGTCGACCGTATCGTTCGAGCAGGACGCCTCGAACAACGTTCGGGCCCTCGCGGGCGTGTCCGTCACCCTCGCCGTCATTCAGCTCAACGTCGACTACGCCCTGGCCCACAACAACACCGTGAGTGCGGGCGTGGGGATCACACTCTAG
- a CDS encoding inorganic diphosphatase: MSHPWHDIAVGGEAPDMFSCIIEIPQGCKVKYELDKESGLLRVDRMLHSSVVYPANYGFIPRTYADDGDPLDMLVLAQESVDPLSILRARPIGLMNMLDDDEEDAKIICIHLDDPAFNDYWHIKELPDHRLRELRRFFQDYKALEDKTVQVKDFFGPDRAKGIVDGALQRYEEEIAPTREG, encoded by the coding sequence ATGAGCCATCCCTGGCACGACATTGCCGTGGGGGGAGAAGCCCCCGATATGTTCAGCTGCATCATCGAAATTCCGCAGGGCTGCAAGGTCAAGTACGAGCTCGACAAGGAGAGCGGGCTGCTTCGGGTGGACCGGATGCTCCACTCCTCGGTCGTCTATCCGGCCAACTACGGGTTTATCCCGCGCACCTACGCGGACGACGGGGACCCGCTCGACATGCTCGTGCTGGCCCAGGAGAGCGTCGATCCGCTGAGCATCCTGCGCGCCCGGCCCATCGGGCTCATGAACATGCTCGACGACGACGAGGAGGATGCGAAAATCATCTGCATCCACCTGGACGACCCGGCCTTTAACGATTACTGGCACATCAAGGAGCTTCCCGATCATCGTCTCCGAGAACTGCGCCGGTTCTTCCAGGACTACAAGGCCCTGGAGGACAAGACCGTGCAGGTCAAAGACTTCTTCGGGCCGGACCGGGCCAAAGGAATCGTCGACGGGGCCCTCCAACGCTACGAGGAGGAGATCGCCCCGACGCGGGAGGGGTGA
- a CDS encoding metallophosphoesterase family protein, with protein sequence MADPSCRILCTGDLHLGRYPSRTQSRDRAWAVDSVWADTVSYAVEQAVDVVALTGDVVDDQNKRYEALGPLQRGLRRLGEAGIPVVAVAGNHDFDALPRLAEMVEAEHFHLLGRGGEWSTVTVAPEGRPPVQFVGWSFREAHEQASPVESFPDGRLRDDAPTVGLLHADLNAPGSVYAPVSLAALRQCPVSAWLLGHIHAPSLRDDRSPLVLYPGSLQPLDPSEPGPHGPWRVEVAPDGTSTAVQLPRAPLRYEHLEVDVDAIDDEGAVEAAVTDAMRDRLRTAREEGPTPQRLVCRLTVTGRTPVHRAVCDLVETWPGALEVPVAGATAVVEAAAARTRPALDLERIAEGTDPPAVLAQLLLAMRNGAEDEHAQEAWAAIKAACSAVQDSPAYDPLPDADALSPDRETLAGMVWRQGLLLLDELRSQTDAAPQE encoded by the coding sequence GTGGCCGACCCATCGTGTCGGATTCTGTGTACTGGCGACCTTCACCTCGGGCGCTACCCGTCCCGCACCCAGTCGCGCGACCGGGCGTGGGCGGTCGATTCCGTGTGGGCGGACACGGTGTCGTACGCCGTGGAGCAGGCGGTGGACGTGGTGGCGTTGACCGGGGACGTCGTTGACGATCAGAACAAGCGGTACGAGGCACTGGGCCCGCTTCAACGGGGCCTCCGCCGGCTCGGGGAGGCCGGCATTCCCGTGGTGGCGGTGGCCGGCAATCACGACTTCGATGCGCTTCCCCGCCTGGCCGAAATGGTCGAGGCGGAGCACTTTCACCTTCTGGGACGGGGGGGAGAGTGGAGCACCGTGACCGTGGCGCCGGAGGGGCGGCCGCCCGTTCAATTCGTAGGGTGGTCGTTTCGGGAGGCGCACGAGCAGGCCTCTCCGGTCGAGTCGTTTCCGGATGGGCGCCTCCGCGACGACGCCCCGACGGTGGGGCTGTTGCACGCCGACCTGAACGCCCCGGGGAGCGTCTACGCCCCGGTGTCGCTCGCCGCCCTGCGCCAGTGCCCCGTTTCGGCGTGGCTCCTGGGCCACATCCATGCGCCCTCGCTGCGAGACGACCGGTCGCCCCTCGTGCTGTACCCCGGCTCGCTCCAGCCGCTGGACCCCTCGGAACCGGGGCCCCACGGTCCCTGGCGCGTGGAGGTGGCCCCGGACGGGACCAGCACAGCGGTCCAGCTGCCCCGCGCCCCCCTTCGCTACGAGCATCTCGAGGTGGACGTGGACGCAATCGACGACGAGGGGGCCGTCGAGGCCGCGGTGACGGACGCGATGCGCGACCGGCTCCGTACGGCCCGCGAGGAGGGCCCCACGCCGCAGCGGCTCGTCTGTCGCCTCACGGTCACGGGCCGCACGCCCGTCCATCGTGCGGTGTGCGACCTGGTGGAGACGTGGCCGGGCGCGCTGGAGGTGCCGGTTGCGGGGGCGACCGCCGTCGTGGAGGCGGCCGCCGCCCGGACGCGCCCGGCCCTCGACCTGGAGCGCATCGCGGAGGGCACCGACCCGCCGGCCGTGCTCGCCCAGCTTCTGCTCGCGATGCGGAACGGGGCGGAGGACGAGCATGCCCAGGAGGCATGGGCTGCGATCAAAGCGGCATGCTCTGCGGTGCAGGATTCCCCCGCCTACGACCCGCTCCCCGACGCGGACGCCCTGTCGCCGGACCGGGAGACGCTCGCCGGCATGGTCTGGCGTCAGGGCCTCCTGCTTCTCGACGAACTGCGCTCCCAGACTGACGCTGCGCCTCAGGAATGA
- a CDS encoding ATP-binding protein, translating into MPTATADAALHVRRLAVQRMYGRSFGLDVEGLGPGVNVIAGPNGSGKTTLARAVTVLLWPEAYGWGRPLIEGTFRLGGEPWRVDVEGSRVQYQKDGVPASSPSMPPPGHRGRYHMSLRDLLAATEDSERALADAILQAAQGGYDVPGAAGALGFGEYAKGKLKETREVEEARGRVEAARSLHRDLERKERSLRRLRRERDEARAAARCRDALEQALAVVRAEQERQEAERAFNAFPEGMQALQGDEADRLDRLRADREAAVEKREEATAQRTEAEARIAESRLPAGGLPDGTLDTLRTALQEWDEARTALEQAERERARAAKTEAAEWERLSGDDKEAAAQIDGPAVDAVQSLAESRLEVQGRKAALRALERRFGEADPGTSPEQLRRGVEQLAEWLREPASASDGKGRGRILRYVALAGAGTVVVGGAVLGLGGAPLGWVVAGAGAVVAVAAYFAPRSTGVATETRRPDLEHRFERLDLPTPSTWSVEAVHAHLDSLLQDWTDARLEAAKAQEWARHADEADAIEDKQAELGEREGELADRLHVDPGLGAHSLLWFVQRLGAWQAAWTEAMGAEEKMREAERQAETWRAKVEALVEPYGDDHVEDISDGQAALEQLREDQQALEAAHADRENAQQRLDQATAQVERIDDEIAQLFDRLGLDDESDETVAEWCAQFDEREAAEEALNRAERSVELERERLKEREGFEESMLGATAEGLERRKEEAARQAEQVDDLSDRISRIQQQVEDAKTDHDLEEALAEHQSARQALRRRGRRDLRRVVGQALADVVHERTRNQDLPAVFARADELFRHITSDRYRLDLDRAESTFRVVTDAGRGLALQELSGGTKVQLLLAVRMAFVEAQEQGIRPPLVLDEALANSDDGKAAAMIEAVRTIAAEGRQVVYLTAQSDEVAKWRRQLDETDTALAVHTLSGADGESVAVDGPRKTGGLRPGRPASPALPPPEERSHEALARHLDVPVWTPRSEVAALHLWYLTDDADRLCRAVEAAYRRWGQLAGLAERGALSLIDLDSSNYRRLEARARAVDHWAAAWRVGRGTPVRRAALEAADAVSDTFIDDVTALAERVGGEAARILDGLRNGAVKRFRSDKVDELEAYFRAEGHLTSEAERPPEAWWRRALEAVSEDLEAGRVRRDEVEAVLRRICDRAPTLEDGSPTETKDGST; encoded by the coding sequence ATGCCGACTGCGACGGCCGACGCCGCCCTCCACGTCCGCCGCCTCGCCGTGCAACGGATGTACGGCCGGTCGTTTGGGCTCGACGTCGAGGGGCTCGGCCCGGGCGTCAACGTCATCGCAGGGCCGAACGGCTCCGGCAAAACGACGCTCGCCCGGGCCGTGACGGTGCTCCTGTGGCCGGAGGCCTACGGGTGGGGGCGGCCCCTCATTGAGGGCACGTTTCGCCTGGGCGGCGAGCCGTGGCGGGTCGACGTGGAGGGCAGTCGTGTGCAGTACCAGAAGGACGGCGTCCCGGCCTCCTCGCCGTCCATGCCGCCGCCCGGCCACCGGGGGCGCTACCACATGTCCCTGCGCGACCTGCTCGCCGCGACTGAGGACTCGGAGCGGGCCCTGGCCGACGCCATTCTGCAGGCGGCCCAGGGCGGGTACGACGTGCCGGGGGCCGCCGGGGCGCTCGGCTTTGGCGAGTACGCGAAGGGCAAGCTGAAGGAGACGCGCGAGGTTGAAGAGGCACGGGGCCGTGTGGAGGCGGCCCGGTCGCTGCACCGGGATCTGGAGCGGAAAGAGCGGTCGCTGCGGCGCCTCCGCCGCGAACGGGACGAGGCGCGGGCGGCGGCCCGGTGCCGAGACGCCCTCGAGCAGGCCCTGGCCGTGGTGCGGGCGGAGCAGGAGCGTCAGGAGGCCGAACGGGCGTTCAACGCGTTTCCCGAGGGCATGCAGGCCCTTCAGGGCGACGAGGCCGACCGCCTCGACCGCCTCCGGGCCGATCGGGAGGCGGCGGTCGAGAAACGGGAAGAGGCCACCGCGCAGCGGACAGAGGCGGAGGCGCGCATCGCCGAAAGCCGGCTTCCGGCGGGCGGGCTCCCGGACGGCACCCTCGATACGCTCCGGACGGCCCTGCAGGAATGGGACGAGGCGCGAACAGCCCTCGAACAGGCGGAGCGCGAACGAGCCCGGGCGGCAAAGACGGAGGCGGCGGAGTGGGAGCGCCTGTCGGGGGACGACAAGGAGGCGGCGGCCCAGATCGACGGGCCGGCGGTCGACGCGGTCCAGTCGCTGGCCGAGTCACGCCTGGAGGTGCAGGGGCGAAAGGCGGCGCTCCGCGCCCTGGAGCGGCGATTCGGGGAGGCCGACCCCGGGACCAGTCCGGAGCAACTTCGCCGTGGCGTCGAGCAGCTTGCGGAGTGGCTGCGGGAGCCAGCGTCGGCTTCCGACGGGAAAGGACGAGGACGGATCCTTCGCTATGTGGCCCTCGCGGGGGCTGGGACTGTGGTCGTGGGGGGCGCCGTGCTGGGACTTGGCGGAGCGCCCCTGGGCTGGGTCGTGGCCGGGGCGGGCGCCGTTGTGGCCGTCGCTGCGTATTTCGCTCCCCGCTCGACCGGCGTCGCGACGGAAACGCGTCGGCCCGATCTGGAGCACCGCTTCGAGCGGCTCGACCTCCCCACGCCCTCAACCTGGTCGGTGGAGGCCGTCCACGCCCACCTCGACTCCCTCCTCCAGGACTGGACGGACGCGCGGCTGGAGGCGGCGAAGGCACAGGAGTGGGCCCGCCATGCCGACGAGGCAGACGCCATCGAGGACAAACAGGCCGAGTTGGGGGAACGCGAGGGCGAGCTCGCCGACCGGCTTCACGTAGATCCGGGGCTCGGTGCCCACTCACTGCTCTGGTTCGTGCAGCGGCTGGGGGCCTGGCAGGCGGCGTGGACGGAGGCCATGGGGGCCGAAGAGAAAATGCGAGAGGCCGAGCGACAGGCGGAGACGTGGCGGGCGAAGGTGGAGGCCCTCGTCGAGCCGTACGGGGATGACCACGTGGAGGACATCAGCGACGGCCAGGCGGCCCTGGAGCAGCTCCGGGAGGACCAACAGGCCCTTGAGGCGGCCCATGCCGATCGGGAAAACGCGCAGCAGCGTCTCGACCAGGCGACGGCGCAGGTTGAACGGATCGACGACGAGATCGCGCAGCTGTTTGACCGGCTTGGGCTGGACGACGAGAGCGACGAGACGGTCGCGGAGTGGTGTGCGCAGTTCGACGAGCGCGAGGCCGCCGAGGAGGCCCTGAATCGGGCCGAGCGGTCCGTCGAGCTGGAACGCGAGCGCCTCAAGGAACGGGAGGGCTTCGAGGAATCGATGCTCGGCGCGACGGCCGAAGGGCTGGAGCGTCGGAAAGAGGAGGCAGCCCGGCAGGCCGAACAGGTCGACGACCTTTCCGACCGGATCAGCCGCATTCAGCAGCAGGTCGAGGACGCGAAGACGGACCACGACCTCGAGGAAGCGCTCGCGGAGCACCAGTCGGCCCGCCAGGCGCTGCGGCGCCGGGGCCGCCGGGACCTGCGCCGGGTCGTCGGGCAGGCCCTCGCGGATGTCGTTCACGAGCGGACCCGAAATCAGGATCTGCCGGCCGTCTTCGCCCGTGCCGACGAGCTCTTCCGGCACATTACGAGCGACCGCTACCGCCTGGACCTCGACCGGGCGGAGAGCACGTTCCGTGTGGTGACGGACGCCGGGCGTGGGCTCGCGCTCCAGGAACTGTCGGGGGGCACCAAGGTCCAGCTTCTACTTGCCGTCCGCATGGCCTTCGTGGAGGCCCAGGAGCAGGGCATCCGGCCGCCCCTCGTTTTGGACGAGGCCCTGGCCAACAGCGACGACGGGAAGGCCGCGGCCATGATCGAGGCGGTTCGTACGATCGCCGCCGAGGGGCGTCAGGTGGTCTACCTGACGGCACAGTCCGACGAAGTCGCGAAGTGGCGGCGGCAGCTCGACGAGACCGACACGGCACTCGCGGTCCACACGCTGTCCGGGGCCGATGGGGAAAGCGTTGCGGTCGACGGCCCGCGTAAAACCGGTGGCCTCCGACCGGGCCGGCCTGCGTCGCCGGCGCTCCCGCCCCCTGAGGAGCGCAGCCACGAGGCCCTTGCGCGCCACCTCGACGTCCCGGTCTGGACGCCCCGGAGTGAGGTTGCGGCGTTGCACCTGTGGTACCTGACCGACGATGCGGACCGGCTGTGCCGTGCCGTGGAGGCCGCCTATCGGCGGTGGGGGCAGCTTGCCGGCCTGGCCGAGCGGGGCGCCCTTTCGCTCATTGACCTGGATTCGTCGAACTACCGGCGTTTGGAGGCACGGGCCCGCGCGGTGGACCACTGGGCCGCCGCGTGGCGCGTGGGACGCGGGACCCCTGTGCGGCGGGCGGCCCTGGAGGCCGCGGACGCCGTGTCCGACACCTTCATCGACGACGTGACCGCCCTGGCGGAGCGCGTCGGCGGGGAGGCCGCACGCATCCTCGACGGGCTGAGAAACGGGGCGGTCAAGCGCTTCCGCTCCGACAAGGTGGACGAGCTGGAGGCCTACTTCCGGGCGGAGGGCCATCTGACGTCGGAGGCGGAGCGTCCCCCGGAGGCGTGGTGGCGCCGGGCCCTGGAGGCGGTAAGCGAGGACCTCGAGGCCGGACGCGTCCGCCGGGACGAGGTTGAGGCCGTGCTCCGTCGAATCTGCGACCGGGCCCCGACCCTCGAGGACGGGTCCCCTACAGAAACGAAAGACGGGTCGACCTGA
- a CDS encoding SDR family oxidoreductase, which produces MIDSDVSILGCGWLGRPLAQHLVAQDVRVRGSTTTPEKVDALREDGVEPYLLTLTPELTGEDESAFFASPILVLNVPPSRTADDAKAHYRRQIDAVREAAAHGAVEWVLFASSTGVYPTVERTVTEADQPPGRPDALPGTRRSTGRAVLAAEERLMRDPSFATTIVRFGGLYGGDRHPGRFLAGRSDIGRPEAPVNLIHRDDCVALLATLLDQNVRGEVFNACADAHPTRQALYTRAAEVLGLELPTFDESDPTTGKRVDNQKVKDRCDYQFRHPDPLADLEA; this is translated from the coding sequence ATGATCGACTCGGATGTCAGTATTCTCGGCTGCGGCTGGCTCGGCCGGCCGTTGGCCCAGCACCTCGTGGCCCAGGATGTTCGCGTGCGTGGCTCGACCACCACGCCCGAGAAGGTCGACGCCCTGCGTGAAGACGGCGTCGAGCCGTACCTCCTCACCCTCACTCCGGAGCTCACCGGCGAGGACGAATCGGCGTTTTTTGCGTCGCCGATCCTCGTCCTGAATGTCCCCCCCTCCCGGACGGCCGACGACGCGAAAGCGCACTACCGTCGCCAGATCGACGCGGTGCGCGAGGCGGCCGCCCACGGGGCGGTCGAGTGGGTCCTGTTTGCGAGCTCGACCGGGGTGTACCCGACCGTGGAGCGGACGGTCACGGAGGCCGATCAACCGCCGGGCCGGCCGGACGCCCTGCCGGGGACGCGCCGCTCGACCGGACGCGCCGTGCTGGCCGCCGAGGAGAGGCTGATGCGCGATCCATCGTTCGCCACCACGATCGTGCGGTTCGGGGGGCTTTACGGGGGCGACCGACACCCTGGGCGCTTTCTCGCGGGACGGTCCGACATTGGGCGGCCGGAGGCGCCGGTCAACCTGATCCACCGGGACGACTGTGTGGCGCTGCTCGCGACCCTTCTCGACCAGAATGTTCGGGGGGAGGTCTTCAACGCCTGCGCGGACGCCCATCCGACCCGCCAGGCCCTCTACACCCGTGCGGCAGAGGTGCTTGGGCTCGAGCTACCGACCTTCGATGAGTCGGATCCCACCACCGGAAAGCGCGTCGACAATCAGAAGGTCAAAGACCGGTGCGACTATCAATTCCGCCACCCGGATCCCCTGGCCGACCTGGAGGCGTAG
- the egtD gene encoding L-histidine N(alpha)-methyltransferase: MPTSTSIHPILDQAPTTESFRKETLRGFRKDQKQIPSKFLYDDRGSKLFDKICELEEYYPTRTEIGIMRENVSAMAEAIGPAARLVEYGSGSSLKTRILLEQMGEDLASYVPVDISKSHLLDSAEALAEDYPAVPIQPVCADYTTSFELPEPPRSARRTVGYYPGSTIGNFPRDQARAFLEQIAHTVGPEGGLLIGVDLKKDVDVMTAAYDDAEGVTAAFSKNLLRRMNRELDATFDLDAFEHQVLWNEERGCVESHLRSTTAQSVTVADESFAFDAGETIHTEDSHKYTLDGFASLAADTGFEVESVWTDDRSYFSVQYCTTRSDSA, encoded by the coding sequence ATGCCTACCTCAACTAGCATTCACCCCATCCTCGACCAGGCGCCCACCACCGAGTCCTTCCGGAAGGAGACCCTGCGTGGATTTCGCAAGGACCAGAAGCAAATTCCGTCCAAGTTTCTCTACGACGATCGAGGGTCGAAGCTCTTCGACAAGATCTGCGAGCTCGAGGAGTACTATCCCACCCGCACCGAGATTGGAATCATGCGGGAGAACGTGTCCGCCATGGCCGAGGCCATCGGGCCGGCGGCGCGCCTCGTGGAGTACGGCAGCGGCAGCAGCCTGAAGACCCGCATCCTGCTGGAGCAAATGGGGGAGGACCTGGCGTCGTACGTGCCGGTCGACATCTCGAAGAGCCACCTCCTCGACAGCGCCGAGGCGCTCGCCGAGGACTACCCGGCGGTCCCCATTCAGCCGGTGTGCGCGGACTACACAACGTCCTTCGAGCTGCCCGAGCCGCCGCGGTCGGCACGCCGCACCGTGGGCTACTACCCGGGCTCCACGATTGGAAACTTTCCCCGGGACCAGGCCCGCGCGTTTCTTGAACAGATTGCCCACACGGTGGGGCCGGAGGGCGGGCTGCTGATTGGCGTGGACCTGAAGAAGGACGTGGACGTGATGACGGCCGCCTACGACGACGCCGAGGGGGTGACGGCGGCCTTCAGCAAGAACCTGCTCCGTCGCATGAATCGGGAGCTGGATGCCACCTTCGACCTGGATGCCTTCGAGCACCAGGTCCTGTGGAACGAAGAGCGCGGCTGTGTGGAGAGCCACCTCCGCAGCACGACGGCGCAGTCGGTAACCGTGGCCGACGAGTCGTTCGCGTTCGACGCGGGCGAGACCATTCACACCGAGGACTCACACAAGTACACGCTCGACGGCTTCGCGAGCCTCGCGGCCGACACGGGGTTCGAGGTCGAGTCGGTGTGGACGGACGATCGCTCGTACTTTAGTGTGCAGTACTGCACCACCCGCTCCGATTCGGCGTGA